A genomic stretch from Pararhizobium sp. IMCC21322 includes:
- a CDS encoding M23 family metallopeptidase, giving the protein MSPSVSEFRRKRDQQLRVSVDVGTDAPLMTTDTRLRVPDRRHVNMRWFAGTVLTGITSVVLMGGALFAAIDATHESAQPTGALSGSLIQGGQPISQSASTLANSGKGNRFRPEIKEKPARRVIQVSTVNREGNRDFIRVKPFVHIKAPLALETSDRISEIPNFNPLTVYTEDQPDARQEALPIITTAKVDGEISIQVRPFPLAMGAVDTAVLLSEADVMSDINEIGRFLNGEDANAISVAAMNPQGIGMPDVGSEPVDLANAPMADPFNITIIPENVSFIEKYGDTGGNFSYEERIVDVAEGDTLSGILAKHDADQTEVASAVDALINAHAITQIKPGQKIRIAIATAEDGSNRVRPVRVSIYQGREHLGSVALNDSGEFVGAAEPYLEADLGEIADAKPIPGQLPTLYDSLYETGLSLEMPQELVADVVRIFTYDLDFQKRITPSDSISVLHSTPNAGSDENGHVLFAEVTLAGNTKQFYRFRTPDDGFVDYYDDSGRSAKKFLMRKPVAKGAFRSPFGMRKHPITGVFKMHTGVDWSTGRGTPIYAAGDGTVKMAKWNGGYGRHIRLQHANRYETTYSHMSKIASGIKAGARVRQGQLIGYVGSTGFSTGPHLHYEVLVNKRPVNPMKIKLPRGRVLKGEMLAKFHEERQRITSLIALNEEATVAAASN; this is encoded by the coding sequence ATGTCACCATCCGTCTCAGAGTTCCGCCGCAAACGTGATCAGCAATTGCGTGTATCCGTGGATGTAGGAACTGATGCCCCGTTGATGACAACTGATACGCGCCTGCGCGTGCCGGATCGTCGTCATGTCAATATGCGCTGGTTTGCCGGAACGGTTCTGACAGGTATTACGTCAGTTGTTCTTATGGGCGGCGCTTTGTTCGCCGCTATTGATGCAACTCATGAAAGCGCTCAGCCAACGGGAGCCCTGAGCGGATCACTCATTCAGGGCGGCCAGCCAATTTCCCAATCTGCCTCTACACTTGCGAACAGCGGCAAGGGAAATCGCTTCCGTCCGGAAATCAAGGAGAAGCCGGCCCGGCGCGTTATTCAGGTCTCGACCGTCAACCGGGAAGGCAATCGCGACTTTATCCGCGTTAAGCCCTTTGTGCACATCAAGGCACCGCTTGCCCTGGAAACCAGCGACCGCATCAGCGAAATTCCTAACTTCAATCCACTGACGGTCTATACAGAAGACCAGCCCGATGCCCGCCAGGAAGCCCTGCCCATCATTACCACCGCAAAGGTGGATGGCGAGATATCCATCCAGGTTCGCCCCTTCCCGCTTGCCATGGGCGCTGTTGATACAGCGGTACTGCTCAGCGAAGCGGATGTCATGTCCGACATTAACGAGATTGGCCGCTTCCTGAACGGCGAGGATGCCAATGCGATCAGCGTTGCAGCCATGAACCCACAAGGCATCGGCATGCCAGATGTTGGCTCGGAGCCCGTCGACCTGGCCAATGCACCGATGGCTGACCCCTTCAACATCACAATCATTCCGGAAAATGTATCCTTCATCGAGAAATACGGGGATACCGGCGGGAATTTCTCATATGAGGAACGCATTGTTGACGTTGCAGAGGGCGACACACTCTCTGGAATTCTGGCCAAACACGATGCTGACCAGACGGAAGTCGCCAGCGCCGTAGATGCACTGATCAATGCCCATGCAATCACCCAGATCAAACCCGGCCAGAAAATTCGGATCGCCATAGCGACAGCGGAAGACGGCAGCAACCGGGTGCGCCCGGTACGCGTGTCCATCTATCAGGGACGTGAGCATCTGGGCAGTGTCGCTCTCAACGACAGTGGTGAGTTTGTTGGCGCAGCCGAGCCTTATCTGGAAGCGGACCTTGGCGAAATTGCTGACGCAAAGCCCATCCCCGGTCAATTGCCGACTTTGTATGACAGCCTCTATGAAACAGGCCTCTCGCTTGAGATGCCTCAGGAACTCGTTGCTGATGTCGTACGCATCTTTACCTATGATCTGGACTTCCAGAAGCGCATCACACCCAGCGATTCCATTTCCGTTCTGCATTCCACACCCAATGCGGGTAGCGATGAAAACGGGCATGTACTGTTTGCAGAGGTAACGTTGGCTGGAAACACCAAACAGTTTTACCGGTTCCGGACACCTGATGATGGCTTTGTCGACTATTATGATGATTCAGGGCGCAGTGCTAAAAAGTTTCTGATGCGCAAGCCCGTTGCCAAGGGTGCCTTCCGTTCTCCTTTCGGTATGCGCAAACATCCCATTACCGGCGTCTTCAAAATGCACACTGGCGTGGATTGGTCCACAGGGCGCGGCACGCCAATTTACGCGGCTGGCGATGGCACTGTTAAAATGGCGAAATGGAATGGCGGATATGGCCGCCATATCCGTCTGCAGCATGCCAACCGCTATGAGACCACTTATTCTCATATGAGCAAAATTGCATCAGGCATCAAGGCCGGTGCACGCGTGCGTCAGGGACAGCTGATTGGCTATGTCGGTTCCACCGGCTTCTCCACCGGCCCTCACCTTCACTATGAAGTGCTGGTCAATAAGCGCCCCGTGAACCCGATGAAAATCAAACTGCCCAGAGGGCGGGTTCTGAAAGGCGAAATGCTGGCCAAGTTCCACGAAGAACGCCAGCGCATTACATCTCTTATTGCACTGAATGAAGAAGCAACAGTAGCCGCAGCGTCAAACTGA